The proteins below come from a single Methermicoccus shengliensis DSM 18856 genomic window:
- a CDS encoding stage II sporulation protein M, which yields MHRNVVRSATYLYALRWYIALNAGIFLLSFLLGVCTGVLEPEVAHEVFGGAEGSIQQRVDMLLHVLSVLGVPEWLYFLGFIVLIFLNNTTLSLVAMLMALLPPFFITPLGFVALNGYIVGIVVFFSSSPFMAAVGILPHGIIEIPMILFATSMGTRLGWLTIKWIMGRGKSPKDELLRSIETFLYLIAPMLLLAALVEVIITGSLLYVLNQ from the coding sequence TTGCATAGAAATGTCGTCCGCTCTGCCACATACCTGTACGCACTGAGATGGTACATAGCGCTCAATGCGGGTATATTCCTGCTCTCGTTTCTGCTGGGCGTGTGCACGGGGGTGCTTGAGCCCGAGGTGGCACATGAGGTGTTTGGTGGGGCAGAGGGATCCATTCAGCAAAGGGTGGACATGCTCCTCCACGTGCTCTCGGTGCTCGGGGTGCCAGAGTGGCTGTACTTTCTGGGCTTCATCGTGCTGATATTCCTGAACAATACAACCCTCTCGCTCGTGGCAATGCTGATGGCACTGCTTCCCCCGTTCTTCATCACGCCCCTCGGCTTTGTGGCACTCAATGGATACATCGTGGGAATAGTGGTGTTCTTTTCCAGCAGCCCCTTCATGGCGGCAGTGGGCATACTGCCCCATGGAATCATAGAGATACCCATGATTCTGTTTGCCACCTCGATGGGCACGCGCCTTGGCTGGCTCACCATAAAATGGATTATGGGAAGGGGAAAAAGTCCAAAGGACGAGCTTTTGCGCTCGATTGAGACGTTTTTGTACCTCATCGCGCCCATGCTGTTGTTGGCTGCCCTCGTGGAGGTGATAATCACGGGCTCGCTGCTCTACGTGCTCAACCAATGA
- a CDS encoding ATP-binding protein, giving the protein MDAEDTERLDVVELLLTAECYNAHTALDAHDLPSLIRRHYWDAKARGVPRPITVCEKDVRAIYGTPNVKEVCAKLPFIEYMEFGGQLSLTVMELALRWFIKSGGLKRIERNPSIAYHCERMRVNGTGNISYARARQAVPPLHSERVWIDALVEDVREECGEEAEEMLKLCTISAPDEIPISLEELVLTPQQHEVISKMTAALKNREYLLDIGLYDVGKMLFVGPPGTGKTSTARALSKHLALPFLEVRLSMVTNQYLGETSKNIDRLFELAKRLAPCILFIDEFDFVAKTRTSDEHAAIKRAVNTLLKAIDEISLVRHGVLLIGATNHPQLLDVAAWRRFDEVVMFSLPDEEMRRQILERIASRMRGSFEMGEVARLTEGFSGSDLRLVVREAVLSNLREGRRELTQQSLLSAIQEFSRREGVKTGVLEEVDIA; this is encoded by the coding sequence ATGGACGCTGAGGACACAGAGAGGCTCGATGTGGTGGAGCTGCTGCTCACTGCCGAGTGTTACAACGCCCATACGGCACTCGATGCCCACGACCTTCCAAGTCTCATAAGAAGGCACTACTGGGATGCAAAGGCAAGGGGAGTTCCACGGCCCATCACGGTGTGTGAGAAAGATGTGAGGGCGATATACGGCACACCCAATGTCAAGGAGGTGTGCGCCAAGCTGCCCTTCATAGAGTACATGGAGTTCGGTGGACAGCTGAGCCTCACGGTGATGGAGCTTGCCCTCAGATGGTTCATAAAGAGTGGCGGGCTGAAGAGAATCGAGAGGAACCCCTCAATCGCCTATCACTGCGAGCGCATGCGGGTTAATGGCACGGGAAACATCTCATATGCCAGGGCGCGGCAGGCGGTGCCTCCCCTGCACTCCGAGAGAGTGTGGATAGATGCCCTCGTGGAGGACGTGAGGGAGGAGTGCGGGGAGGAGGCAGAGGAGATGCTCAAGCTGTGCACCATCTCAGCCCCAGATGAGATTCCCATCAGCCTTGAGGAGCTCGTGCTCACACCTCAGCAGCACGAGGTGATCTCCAAGATGACTGCAGCCCTCAAAAACAGAGAGTACCTGCTCGATATCGGGCTGTACGACGTGGGCAAGATGCTGTTCGTGGGTCCCCCTGGTACTGGCAAGACGTCCACCGCAAGGGCACTGTCCAAGCACCTCGCCCTGCCCTTCCTCGAGGTCAGGCTCTCGATGGTGACCAACCAGTACCTCGGAGAGACCTCGAAGAACATCGACAGGCTGTTCGAGCTCGCAAAGAGACTTGCCCCATGCATCCTGTTCATCGACGAGTTCGACTTTGTGGCAAAGACGAGAACGTCTGATGAGCATGCCGCCATCAAGCGTGCGGTGAACACGCTGCTCAAGGCAATAGACGAGATATCGCTCGTGAGACACGGGGTGCTGCTCATCGGAGCCACCAACCACCCCCAGCTCCTGGACGTGGCGGCATGGAGGAGATTCGACGAGGTGGTGATGTTCTCGCTTCCAGACGAGGAGATGAGAAGGCAGATACTCGAGAGGATAGCGAGCAGAATGAGGGGCAGCTTCGAGATGGGCGAGGTGGCGAGGCTCACGGAGGGCTTTTCTGGCTCAGACCTTAGGCTTGTGGTGAGGGAGGCGGTGCTCTCCAACCTCAGAGAGGGCAGAAGGGAGCTGACACAGCAGAGCCTGCTCTCCGCGATTCAGGAGTTCTCGAGAAGGGAGGGTGTCAAGACGGGCGTGCTGGAGGAGGTGGACATTGCATAG
- the alaS gene encoding alanine--tRNA ligase, producing MFEQEYELDYFKAQGFVRKVCPKCGKAFWTVDEDRLTCGDAPCDPYSFIGSPVLKRRLTLSEMREHYLHFFEERGHERIGRYPVVARWREDIYLTIASIADFQPFVTSGLAPPPANPLTISQPCIRLDDLDSVGRSGRHLTLFEMMAHHAFNTPEREVYWKERTVELCDELLRGLGVRHEDVTYKEEPWAGGGNAGPCLEVLVGGLELATLVFMSLERHPEGGITIKGERYRRMPSYIVDTGYGLERFVWASMGTPTIYDAVFGEVLRHISRMSGLEGLMRESEEVLARSAVLAGCMDVGSGTKLRRLREQVASTIGMDTDQLDALLTPIETMYAIADHTRCLTFMLGDGIVPSNVKAGYLARLVIRRTLRMMRRLGIDVPLFDIVKLHIDHLPEYPELAEMEDFIQEVLSLEEERYATTIDKGKRLISRMLSKKGGSTLSTEELITLYDSHGIPPEITQEVASAHGVDVELPDNFYSLVAQAHSSEVMVEREVPHADRLKRLPATEKGYYEHPEALTFEARVVDVFDHLVVLDRTQFYPEGGGQPADHGVLMCGNAQYDVVDVQMHEGVIVHTLKQKPELKVGDVVIGRVDAERRRALMRHHTATHIVNWAAKEVLGRHVWQAGAQKMEDRARLDLSHYRRITDEELRKIECLANRMAMEGVPVEVVWMSRTEAEKRYGFTLYQGGVPPGDTIRIVKVGEDVEACGGTHCEHTGNVGPIKIIRTERIQDGVERIEFAAGMAAVSQIQQRDVLLKEAAGVFSVPIGQLPDTARRFFREWKALKKEVERLREEIAVLSSKLSSQSVREEMGVPYYSNRSESAEPKEIIKRVSQIANTSSALACEVADDGFAVVAVPDELMERHSVSASSIITRLTEDFEGGGGGKPNLAQGRVKRVPSKEELDEAIRRYIKELKDGQ from the coding sequence ATGTTTGAGCAGGAGTACGAGCTGGACTACTTCAAGGCACAGGGGTTTGTGAGAAAGGTGTGCCCCAAGTGTGGCAAAGCCTTCTGGACGGTGGACGAGGACAGGCTCACGTGCGGGGATGCACCGTGCGACCCCTACTCGTTCATAGGCAGCCCTGTGCTCAAAAGAAGGCTCACCCTCTCAGAGATGAGAGAGCACTACCTCCACTTCTTCGAGGAGCGGGGGCACGAGCGAATCGGGCGGTATCCCGTGGTTGCGAGGTGGAGGGAGGACATATATCTCACGATAGCCTCAATAGCCGACTTTCAGCCGTTTGTGACCTCTGGGCTCGCACCACCACCAGCCAACCCCCTGACGATATCCCAGCCCTGCATACGGCTGGATGACCTCGACAGCGTGGGCAGGAGCGGAAGGCATCTCACGCTGTTCGAGATGATGGCACACCACGCCTTCAACACACCCGAGAGGGAGGTGTACTGGAAGGAGCGCACAGTGGAGCTGTGCGATGAGCTCCTGAGGGGGCTTGGGGTGAGGCATGAGGATGTGACGTACAAGGAGGAGCCATGGGCAGGTGGTGGCAACGCTGGCCCGTGCCTCGAGGTGCTCGTGGGCGGGCTGGAGCTTGCCACGCTGGTGTTCATGAGCCTCGAGAGGCACCCCGAGGGGGGCATCACCATCAAGGGGGAGCGCTACAGGAGGATGCCCAGCTACATCGTGGATACTGGGTACGGGCTCGAGAGGTTCGTGTGGGCATCGATGGGCACCCCCACGATATACGATGCGGTGTTCGGTGAGGTGCTAAGACACATATCCCGCATGAGTGGGCTTGAGGGGCTGATGAGGGAGAGTGAGGAGGTGCTCGCAAGGAGTGCCGTGCTCGCTGGGTGCATGGACGTTGGCAGTGGCACAAAGCTCAGAAGGCTTCGAGAGCAGGTGGCGAGCACAATCGGCATGGACACCGACCAGCTCGATGCGCTGCTCACACCCATAGAGACGATGTATGCGATAGCCGACCACACGAGATGCCTCACCTTCATGCTGGGCGATGGCATCGTGCCCTCCAACGTGAAGGCGGGATACCTCGCACGGCTGGTCATCCGACGCACGCTGAGGATGATGAGGAGGCTGGGCATCGATGTGCCCCTGTTCGACATCGTGAAGCTACACATAGACCACCTTCCCGAGTATCCAGAGCTTGCCGAAATGGAGGACTTCATACAGGAGGTGCTCTCCCTCGAGGAGGAGAGGTATGCCACCACCATCGACAAGGGCAAGCGGCTCATATCGAGGATGCTCTCCAAGAAGGGGGGCTCCACGCTGAGCACAGAGGAGCTCATCACGCTGTACGACTCCCATGGCATACCGCCAGAGATCACGCAGGAGGTGGCAAGCGCCCATGGGGTGGACGTGGAGCTTCCCGACAACTTCTACTCCCTCGTGGCACAGGCTCACTCCTCAGAGGTGATGGTGGAAAGGGAGGTGCCCCATGCAGACAGGCTGAAGAGGCTTCCCGCCACAGAGAAGGGATACTACGAGCATCCCGAGGCGCTCACGTTCGAGGCGAGGGTGGTGGACGTGTTCGACCACCTCGTGGTGCTGGACAGAACACAGTTCTACCCAGAAGGGGGCGGACAGCCCGCAGACCACGGAGTGCTGATGTGTGGCAATGCCCAGTACGATGTGGTGGACGTGCAGATGCACGAGGGAGTGATAGTGCACACCCTAAAGCAGAAGCCAGAACTCAAGGTCGGGGACGTGGTAATCGGCAGGGTGGATGCTGAGCGCAGGCGTGCCCTCATGAGGCATCACACCGCCACCCACATCGTCAACTGGGCAGCCAAAGAGGTGCTGGGCAGGCACGTGTGGCAGGCCGGGGCACAGAAGATGGAGGACAGGGCAAGGCTCGACCTCTCCCACTACAGACGCATCACCGACGAGGAGCTGAGGAAAATCGAATGCCTCGCCAACAGGATGGCGATGGAGGGTGTGCCAGTGGAGGTCGTGTGGATGAGCCGCACCGAAGCAGAAAAGAGGTACGGCTTCACACTGTATCAGGGAGGTGTGCCCCCTGGGGACACCATCCGCATCGTGAAGGTGGGCGAGGACGTTGAGGCGTGCGGCGGCACCCACTGCGAGCACACGGGCAACGTGGGCCCCATCAAGATTATACGCACCGAGCGCATACAGGACGGGGTGGAGAGGATAGAGTTTGCGGCTGGCATGGCTGCAGTATCCCAGATCCAGCAGAGGGACGTGCTGCTAAAGGAGGCGGCAGGTGTGTTCTCGGTACCCATCGGGCAGCTGCCAGACACCGCAAGGCGGTTCTTCAGAGAGTGGAAGGCTCTCAAGAAAGAGGTGGAGAGGCTGCGGGAGGAGATAGCCGTGCTCTCCTCTAAGCTCAGCTCGCAGAGCGTGCGTGAGGAGATGGGAGTGCCATACTACTCGAATCGCTCGGAGAGCGCAGAGCCCAAAGAGATTATAAAGCGGGTAAGTCAGATTGCCAACACGAGCTCTGCTCTCGCCTGCGAGGTGGCAGACGATGGCTTTGCAGTCGTGGCAGTGCCCGACGAGCTGATGGAGCGGCATAGCGTGTCTGCATCCAGTATAATCACCCGACTCACAGAGGATTTTGAGGGAGGGGGAGGGGGCAAGCCCAACCTCGCACAGGGGAGGGTCAAAAGAGTACCATCTAAGGAGGAGCTCGATGAAGCCATCAGGCGATACATAAAGGAGCTCAAAGATGGACAGTGA
- a CDS encoding helix-turn-helix domain-containing protein, with protein sequence MSMEEHEGFVMGSPTRERLMSLLAGRKNPMEVATLSKLSHVAMPVCVRTLEELMERGLVALREDGYVLTEKGLAVYARLRST encoded by the coding sequence ATGAGTATGGAGGAGCACGAGGGCTTCGTGATGGGAAGCCCCACAAGGGAGAGACTGATGTCGCTGCTGGCAGGACGCAAAAACCCGATGGAAGTCGCCACGCTCTCCAAGCTGAGCCACGTGGCAATGCCCGTGTGCGTGCGCACGCTTGAGGAGCTGATGGAAAGGGGGCTCGTGGCGCTGAGAGAGGATGGGTATGTGCTGACAGAGAAGGGGCTGGCGGTGTACGCAAGGCTGCGCTCTACCTGA
- a CDS encoding bifunctional N(6)-L-threonylcarbamoyladenine synthase/serine/threonine protein kinase, with the protein MLVLGIEGTAWNLSAAVVSDEGEVAEVSHTYVPKEGGIHPREAAQHHSEHMPRILEQLCECMAQKGLSLRDVDGVAFSQGPGLGPALRTVATAARTLSMMLEVPLVGVNHCLAHIEIGKWDTGAHDPMVVYASGANTQILALSKGRYRVFGETIDIGLGNALDKFARAIGMSHPGGPKIEQLARKANSYVPLPYTVKGMDLAFSGLITAAKNATREHPIEDVCFSLQEHAFAMLVEVSERAIAHTGKEEVLLVGGVGANERLSEMMRIMCTERGIAYHRPKKRYLGDNGTMIAILGMRMLKHGITTPIERSEVIAGYRPDMVEVVW; encoded by the coding sequence ATGCTCGTGCTGGGAATAGAGGGCACTGCATGGAACCTGAGCGCTGCCGTGGTCTCCGATGAGGGTGAGGTGGCGGAGGTGAGCCACACCTACGTGCCCAAGGAGGGGGGAATCCACCCAAGGGAGGCTGCCCAGCACCACAGCGAGCACATGCCCCGCATCCTCGAGCAGCTGTGTGAGTGCATGGCACAGAAAGGGCTATCGCTTCGGGACGTGGATGGTGTGGCATTCTCACAGGGTCCGGGGCTCGGTCCTGCGCTGAGGACGGTGGCAACTGCCGCAAGAACGCTCTCGATGATGCTCGAGGTTCCGCTGGTGGGTGTGAACCACTGCCTCGCCCACATAGAGATCGGCAAGTGGGACACGGGGGCACACGATCCCATGGTGGTGTATGCGAGCGGTGCCAACACCCAGATTCTCGCCCTCAGTAAGGGAAGGTACAGGGTGTTTGGCGAGACGATAGACATAGGGCTTGGAAACGCCCTCGACAAGTTCGCAAGGGCGATTGGTATGTCGCATCCCGGGGGACCCAAGATAGAGCAGCTCGCACGAAAGGCAAACTCCTATGTCCCCCTCCCCTACACCGTCAAAGGAATGGACCTCGCCTTCTCAGGGCTCATCACCGCAGCCAAGAACGCTACCAGAGAGCACCCCATAGAGGACGTGTGCTTCTCACTTCAGGAGCACGCGTTCGCCATGCTGGTGGAGGTGAGCGAGCGGGCGATCGCCCACACGGGAAAGGAGGAGGTGCTGCTGGTGGGGGGCGTCGGGGCAAACGAGCGGCTCTCCGAGATGATGCGCATCATGTGCACCGAGCGGGGGATAGCATACCACAGGCCCAAAAAGCGCTATCTTGGGGATAACGGCACCATGATAGCCATTCTTGGCATGCGGATGCTGAAGCACGGCATCACCACTCCGATAGAGCGCTCAGAGGTGATTGCTGGATACAGGCCCGACATGGTGGAGGTGGTGTGGTGA
- the uppS gene encoding polyprenyl diphosphate synthase, producing the protein MSFSSPFLARLARASRRWLEGTVLRAYERMLTREVSSGLIPNHIAIIMDGNRRYARMMRKPSHEGHRKGARTTENILDWCWELGIKNVSIYAFSTENFRRDKEEQSCLFELMEEEFHKLLNDERTHERKLRVSVVGESSLIPESLRRVVKKVEEVTREYTNFRLNVAIAYGGRWEILSAVRKLAEKVREGRLEPEDVDEEAISAHMHTESGMVIPDVDLIIRTGGELRTSNFLPWQANGSECAAYFCTPYWPEFTKVEFLRAIRTYQQRESERKKHILLRLMSLVKECGLIEMQDALHVYKRLTEGTLRSKRHTTEGVGTGR; encoded by the coding sequence ATGTCATTTTCCTCCCCCTTCCTTGCGAGGCTTGCCCGTGCGTCCAGGCGATGGCTTGAGGGTACAGTGCTCCGTGCATACGAAAGGATGCTCACCCGAGAGGTCTCCTCCGGGCTCATACCCAACCACATAGCCATAATAATGGACGGAAACCGAAGGTATGCGAGGATGATGCGAAAGCCCTCCCACGAGGGACACAGGAAGGGTGCAAGAACGACGGAGAACATACTCGACTGGTGCTGGGAGCTGGGCATAAAGAACGTGAGCATATATGCCTTTTCCACCGAGAACTTCAGACGGGACAAAGAGGAGCAGAGCTGCCTGTTCGAGCTCATGGAGGAGGAGTTTCACAAGCTGCTGAACGACGAGCGCACCCATGAGAGGAAGCTGAGGGTGTCGGTGGTGGGCGAGAGCTCCCTGATACCAGAGAGCCTGAGGAGGGTGGTCAAGAAGGTGGAGGAGGTTACCCGTGAGTACACAAACTTCAGGCTCAACGTGGCGATAGCGTATGGGGGCAGGTGGGAGATTCTGAGTGCGGTGAGAAAGCTGGCAGAGAAGGTGAGGGAGGGCAGGCTCGAGCCAGAGGATGTGGACGAGGAGGCGATATCCGCTCACATGCACACCGAGAGCGGTATGGTGATACCGGACGTGGACCTAATAATACGCACGGGTGGCGAGCTCAGGACGTCCAACTTTCTGCCATGGCAGGCAAACGGCAGCGAGTGTGCAGCCTACTTCTGCACCCCCTACTGGCCAGAGTTCACCAAGGTGGAGTTTCTGCGAGCAATTCGCACGTACCAGCAGAGAGAGAGCGAGCGCAAAAAGCACATCCTGCTTCGGCTCATGAGCCTCGTCAAGGAGTGCGGGCTCATCGAGATGCAGGATGCCCTCCACGTCTACAAGAGGCTCACTGAGGGAACTCTCCGGAGCAAAAGGCACACAACCGAGGGCGTGGGCACGGGAAGATGA
- the mer gene encoding 5,10-methylenetetrahydromethanopterin reductase produces MYGIEFVPNEPVLKLAHYTKLAEDNGFSNVWITDHYNNRDVYSTLAVLAMCTNRIKIGTGVTNPYTRNLAITASSIGSINELSGGRAVLGLGPGDKATFDAMGIEWTKPLSMMRESVSVLREFFAGKKVVSEGEQGELVRFNGAKLAFKPGNVPIYLGAQGPKMLELAGEVADGVLINASHPKDFEFAIKQVEKGLSKAGKSLEEFDVGAYTSFSIDKNADKAKKEATIVVAFIVAGSPETVLSRHNIPKSEADAIAEMIAKGDFGGLMEAVSDDMLNAFSVYGTPEDCLARVKELQEIGVSQIIAGSPIGPNKEKSIKLIGKHIINA; encoded by the coding sequence ATGTATGGAATAGAGTTTGTTCCCAACGAGCCGGTATTGAAGCTTGCCCACTATACGAAGCTGGCAGAGGACAACGGGTTCTCCAATGTGTGGATCACAGACCACTACAACAACAGGGATGTGTACAGCACGCTGGCGGTGCTCGCGATGTGCACCAACAGGATAAAGATCGGAACTGGCGTGACCAACCCGTACACGAGAAACCTCGCCATTACGGCATCGTCCATAGGCAGCATCAACGAGCTTTCGGGTGGAAGGGCAGTCCTGGGGCTCGGACCTGGGGACAAGGCGACGTTCGATGCGATGGGCATAGAGTGGACAAAGCCCCTCTCCATGATGAGGGAGTCCGTCTCGGTGCTCCGTGAGTTCTTTGCAGGAAAGAAGGTGGTGAGCGAGGGCGAGCAGGGCGAGCTCGTGAGGTTCAATGGTGCTAAGCTCGCATTCAAGCCCGGCAATGTGCCCATATACCTTGGTGCCCAGGGACCCAAGATGCTCGAGCTCGCAGGGGAGGTGGCGGACGGCGTGCTCATCAACGCCTCGCATCCCAAGGACTTCGAGTTTGCGATAAAGCAGGTCGAGAAGGGGCTCTCCAAGGCAGGGAAGAGCCTCGAGGAGTTCGATGTGGGGGCGTACACCTCGTTCTCGATAGACAAGAATGCAGACAAGGCGAAGAAGGAGGCGACGATAGTGGTGGCGTTCATAGTGGCAGGCTCTCCAGAGACCGTGCTCTCGAGGCACAACATCCCCAAGAGCGAGGCGGACGCCATCGCTGAAATGATCGCCAAGGGCGACTTTGGAGGGCTGATGGAGGCAGTGAGCGACGACATGCTCAACGCATTCTCGGTGTACGGCACCCCCGAGGACTGCCTTGCGAGGGTGAAGGAGCTTCAGGAGATAGGCGTGAGCCAGATCATCGCTGGCTCTCCGATAGGACCGAACAAGGAGAAGTCCATCAAGCTGATAGGAAAGCACATAATCAATGCGTGA
- the mmp11 gene encoding methanogenesis marker protein 11, which yields MDDVYTVPYRAIHAVVSEEGDRVELVEFPQCSGGAFWALHHYSQRSNVISSKVYGDSVRYLLEVGECDEPLEGSYRAAGIERVELKEHEVEITYVGLGGGGIGATVCRALADGVRRYQLSPSGGSRLARGTIVLPARRRVLIGVDDTDTKEKGATWTLVHNIAKHVCSKEVAYLSHTIVQLFPVPEKTQNCTATVVELGCTEDAIQHAISSFERLLMRHSLSEEVGMAVWVGFGCDFLRKYSERARSHRVSWDEALQTAHEHGVLAPIEGRGLIGALAALPCFADEKACIPLIGKF from the coding sequence ATGGATGATGTGTACACCGTGCCCTACAGGGCGATACATGCTGTGGTGAGCGAGGAGGGGGACAGGGTGGAGCTTGTGGAGTTTCCCCAGTGCTCTGGTGGTGCCTTCTGGGCACTGCACCACTACTCCCAGCGCTCCAATGTGATTTCCTCAAAGGTGTACGGCGACAGCGTGCGCTATCTCCTTGAAGTAGGGGAGTGTGATGAGCCGCTCGAGGGCTCGTACAGGGCAGCTGGAATAGAGCGGGTGGAGCTCAAGGAGCACGAGGTGGAAATCACGTATGTAGGGCTCGGCGGTGGGGGAATCGGAGCCACGGTGTGCAGGGCGCTCGCAGATGGTGTGAGGCGGTACCAGCTCTCCCCATCTGGGGGGAGCAGGCTTGCGCGGGGCACCATCGTGCTCCCCGCAAGACGCAGGGTGCTCATAGGTGTGGACGACACCGACACCAAAGAGAAGGGCGCCACTTGGACGCTGGTGCACAACATCGCAAAGCACGTCTGTTCAAAAGAGGTGGCATACCTCTCCCACACAATCGTCCAGCTGTTTCCAGTGCCAGAAAAGACACAGAACTGCACCGCCACGGTGGTGGAGCTGGGGTGCACAGAGGACGCAATACAACACGCCATATCCAGCTTCGAGCGGCTACTGATGCGCCACTCCCTCTCGGAAGAGGTGGGCATGGCGGTGTGGGTGGGGTTCGGGTGTGATTTCCTGAGGAAGTACTCAGAGAGAGCACGCTCCCACAGGGTTAGCTGGGATGAGGCTCTGCAGACCGCCCACGAGCACGGAGTGCTTGCGCCCATCGAGGGACGAGGACTCATAGGGGCGCTTGCGGCACTGCCCTGCTTTGCAGATGAGAAGGCGTGCATACCCCTGATAGGAAAATTTTAA
- a CDS encoding helix-turn-helix domain-containing protein: MGGVALARSIVEIIRGDLECNDLAECVLGLKGLDLQTYKLLCKEGDMTVERLSERLGKEKSTVYRALQNLLSAGLVSRRKMVIEGGGYYYIYRALDPHVLKQNLIANINQWYHKMMSFVKDIDKEILK, from the coding sequence TTGGGTGGTGTTGCTCTGGCAAGGTCTATTGTGGAGATCATACGGGGAGACCTCGAGTGTAATGACCTGGCTGAATGTGTGCTCGGGCTAAAGGGACTCGATTTGCAGACCTACAAGCTGCTCTGCAAGGAAGGGGACATGACTGTGGAGAGGCTGAGCGAGCGGCTTGGAAAGGAGAAGTCCACGGTGTACAGGGCACTGCAGAACCTGCTGAGCGCTGGGCTCGTGTCCAGAAGAAAGATGGTGATAGAGGGGGGCGGGTACTACTACATATACAGAGCACTCGACCCGCATGTGCTAAAGCAGAACCTGATAGCCAACATCAACCAGTGGTATCACAAGATGATGTCCTTTGTGAAGGATATCGATAAGGAGATACTGAAGTGA
- the gatD gene encoding Glu-tRNA(Gln) amidotransferase subunit GatD has product MEEGDRVKAVCRGVVYEGILMPSTSEYVVLKLDNGYNIGIRPERVELLEKRHPASEERRVLVRREGLPEVSILSTGGTIASKVDYRTGAVSPKFDAQDIVEAIPEMGELANFNARVVFSILSENMQPSHWVKLASAVYEEIDGGADGVLIAHGTDTMAYTAAALSFMLCTPVPVVLVGAQRSADRPSSDSAMNALCATRVAVSDIAEVSVVMHGTTSDDHCLVHRGCKVRKMHTSRRDAFRSINAFPIASVSYPELELKVLSSHRRRGEAKLELHERLEERCALIKYTPGAPSELLDFYVDRGYRGIVIEGTGLGHVGSHWIPSIQRATEEGVLVVITSQCLFGRVCDRVYDNGRDMLRAGVIEGEDMLPEVALVKLMWLLGNYPPEEARRLVRMNLRGEIEEETRGEWYFPQPL; this is encoded by the coding sequence ATGGAGGAGGGCGACAGAGTAAAGGCGGTTTGCAGGGGAGTGGTGTACGAGGGCATACTCATGCCCAGCACCTCTGAGTACGTGGTGCTCAAGCTGGACAACGGATACAACATAGGCATCAGACCAGAGCGCGTCGAGCTTCTGGAGAAAAGGCACCCGGCATCTGAGGAGAGGAGGGTGCTTGTGAGGAGGGAGGGCCTTCCCGAGGTGTCCATTCTCTCCACAGGGGGCACCATCGCAAGCAAGGTGGACTACAGGACGGGAGCGGTGAGCCCCAAGTTCGATGCTCAGGACATCGTGGAGGCGATACCAGAGATGGGAGAGCTCGCCAACTTCAACGCCCGTGTGGTGTTCAGCATCCTGAGCGAGAACATGCAACCCTCCCACTGGGTAAAGCTCGCCAGCGCGGTGTATGAGGAGATAGACGGTGGGGCAGATGGGGTGCTGATTGCCCATGGTACGGACACCATGGCATACACCGCTGCAGCCCTCTCTTTCATGCTGTGCACCCCTGTGCCCGTGGTGCTCGTGGGCGCCCAGCGCAGTGCGGACAGGCCAAGCTCGGACAGCGCCATGAACGCCCTGTGTGCCACGCGGGTTGCGGTGAGCGACATTGCAGAGGTGAGCGTGGTGATGCATGGCACCACCAGCGACGACCACTGCCTCGTGCATAGGGGATGCAAGGTCAGAAAGATGCACACCTCCCGAAGGGACGCCTTCAGGTCAATCAATGCGTTTCCGATTGCCAGCGTGAGCTATCCAGAGCTGGAGCTAAAGGTGCTCTCTTCGCATCGAAGGCGGGGCGAGGCGAAGCTCGAGCTTCACGAGAGGCTGGAGGAGAGGTGTGCGCTCATCAAGTACACCCCCGGCGCCCCTTCAGAGCTTCTGGACTTCTATGTGGACAGGGGATACAGGGGCATCGTGATAGAGGGCACGGGGCTTGGCCACGTGGGCAGCCACTGGATACCCTCCATACAGAGGGCTACCGAGGAGGGTGTGCTGGTGGTGATCACCTCGCAGTGCCTGTTTGGAAGGGTGTGCGACCGCGTGTATGACAATGGCAGGGACATGCTGAGGGCGGGCGTGATAGAGGGTGAGGACATGCTCCCCGAGGTCGCCCTCGTGAAGCTCATGTGGCTTCTGGGCAACTATCCTCCAGAGGAGGCAAGAAGGCTCGTGCGCATGAACCTCAGGGGTGAGATAGAAGAGGAAACGAGGGGTGAGTGGTACTTCCCCCAGCCCCTGTAG